Proteins from a single region of Budorcas taxicolor isolate Tak-1 chromosome 7, Takin1.1, whole genome shotgun sequence:
- the DPP9 gene encoding dipeptidyl peptidase 9 isoform X1 has translation MRKVKKLRVDTVNAGHWRSFSLNSQGAERMATGALTSERGDSVETEDPASRFQVQKHSWEGLRSIIHGSRKNSGLVVNKAPHDFQFVQKTDESGPHSHRLYYLGMPYGSRENSLLYSEIPRKVRKEALLLLSWKQMLDHFQATPHHGVYSREEELLRERKRLGVFGITSYDFHSESGLFLFQASNSLFHCRDGGKNGFMVSPMKPLEIKTQCSGPRMDPKICPADPAFFSFINNSDLWVANIETGEERRLTFCHKGLSSVLDDPRSAGVATFVIQEEFDRFTGYWWCPTASWEGSEGCKTLRILYEEVDESEVEIIHVPSPALEERKTDSYRYPRTGSKNPKIALKLAEFQTDSQGKIVSTQEKELVQPFSLLFPKVEYLARAGWTQDGKYAWAMFLDRPQQRLQLVLLPPALFIPTTDNEEQRVAFARAVPRDVQPYVVYEEVTDVWINVHDIFYPFPQAEGADELCFIRANECKTGFCHLYKVTAVLRPRGYDWTQPFSPGEDEFKCPIKEEIALTSGEWEVLARHGSKIWVNEETKLVYFQGTKDTPLEHHLYVVSYEVAGEIVRLTTPGFSHSCSMSQNFDMFVSHYSSVGTPPCVHVYKLSGRDDDPLHKQPRFWASMMEAASCPPDYVPPEIFHFHTRSDVRLYGMIYKPHSVQPGRKHPTVLFVYGGPQVQLVNNSFKGIKYLRLNTLASLGYAVVVIDGRGSCQRGLRFEGALKNQMGQVEIEDQVEGLQFVAEKYGFIDLSRVAIHGWSYGGFLSLMGLIHKPQVFKVAIAGAPVTVWMAYDTGYTERYMDVPENNQLGYEAGSVALHVEKLPNEPNRLLILHGFLDENVHFFHTNFLVSQLIRAGKPYQLQIYPNERHSIRCPESGEHYEVTLLHFLQEHL, from the exons ATGCGGAAGGTTAAGAAGCTGCGGGTGGACACCGTGAACGCAGGACATTGGAGAAG CTTCTCGCTGAATTCCCAGGGGGCGGAGAGGATGGCCACCGGGGCGCTGACGTCTGAGCGGGGTGACTCGGTGGAGACGGAGGACCCGGCGTCCCGCTTCCAGGTGCAGAAGCACTCGTGGGAGGGGCTCCGCAGCATCATCCACGGTAGCCGCAAGAACTCGGGCCTCGTGGTCAACAAGGCGCCACACGACTTCCAGTTCGTGCAGAAGACTGACGAGTCAGGCCCCCACTCCCACCGCCTCTACTACCTGG GGATGCCTTATGGCAGCCGAGAGAACTCCCTCCTCTACTCCGAGATCCCCAGGAAGGTCCGCAAGGAGGCGCTGCTGCTCCTGTCGTGGAAACAGATGCTGGATCACTTCCAG GCCACACCACACCACGGGGTCTACTCCCGGGAGGAGGAGCTGCTGCGGGAGCGGAAACGCCTGGGCGTCTTCGGCATCACCTCCTACGACTTCCACAGCGAGAGCGGCCTCTTCCTTTTCCAGGCCAGCAACAGTCTCTTCCACTGCCGGGATGGTGGCAAGAATGGCTTCATG GTGTCCCCCATGAAGCCCCTGGAAATCAAGACCCAGTGTTCGGGGCCACGAATGGACCCTAAGATCTGTCCCGCCGaccctgccttcttctcctttatCAACAACAGTGACTTGTGGGTGGCCAACATTGAGACGGGCGAGGAGCGGAGGCTGAccttctgccacaagg GCTTGTCTAGTGTCCTTGATGACCCCAGGTCTGCGGGTGTGGCCACCTTTGTCATCCAGGAGGAATTTGACCGCTTCACTGGCTACTGGTGGTGCCCCACAGCCTCTTGGGAGG GGTCAGAAGGCTGCAAGACGCTGCGGATCCTGTACGAGGAAGTGGACGAGTCCGAGGTGGAGATCATCCACGTGCCCTCCCCTGCGCTGGAGGAAAGGAAGACGGACTCCTACCGGTACCCCCGGACAG GCAGCAAGAACCCCAAGATCGCCTTGAAACTGGCTGAGTTCCAGACCGACAGTCAGGGCAAG ATCGTGTCCACGCAGGAGAAGGAGCTGGTGCAGCCATTCAGCTTGCTCTTCCCGAAGGTCGAGTACCTTGCCAGGGCCGGCTGGACCCAGGATGGCAAGTA TGCCTGGGCCATGTTCCTGGACCGGCCCCAGCAGCGCCTCCAGCtggtcctcctgcccccagccctgttCATCCCTACCACCGACAACGAGGAGCAGCGGGTGGCCTTCGCCAGGGCTGTGCCCAGGGATGTCCAGCCATACGTGGTGTATGAGGAGGTCACCGATGTGTGGATCAAT GTTCACGACATCTTCTACCCCTTCCCCCAAGCAGAGGGAGCAGACGAGCTCTGCTTCATCCGCGCCAATGAGTGCAAGACTGGCTTCTGCCACCTGTACAAAGTCACTGCTGTCCTGCGGCCCCGCGGCTACGACTGGACCCAGCCCTTCAGCCCTGGGGAAG ATGAATTTAAATGCCCCATCAAGGAGGAGATCGCACTGACCAGCGGCGAGTGGGAGGTTTTGGCGAGGCACGGCTCCAAG ATCTGGGTCAACGAGGAGACGAAGCTGGTGTACTTCCAAGGCACGAAGGACACACCCCTGGAGCACCACCTTTATGTGGTCAGCTACGAGGTAGCCGGCGAGATCGTGCGCCTCACCACGCCTGGCTTCTCCCACAGCTGCTCCATGAGCCAG AACTTCGACATGTTCGTCAGCCACTATAGCAGCGTGGGTACACCACCCTGCGTGCACGTCTACAAGCTCAGCGGCCGCGACGACGACCCTCTGCACAAGCAGCCCCGGTTCTGGGCCAGCATGATGGAGGCAGCCA GCTGCCCCCCGGATTACGTGCCTCCAGAAATCTTCCATTTCCACACGCGGTCAGATGTGCGGCTCTACGGAATGATCTACAAGCCCCACTCCGTGCAGCCAGGGAGGAAGCACCCCACTGTCCTCTTTGTGTATGGAGGCCCACAG GTGCAGCTGGTCAACAACTCCTTCAAAGGAATCAAGTACTTGAGGCTCAACACCCTGGCGTCCCTGGGCTACGCTGTGGTCGTGATTGACGGCAGGGGCTCCTGTCAGCGAGGGCTTCGATTTGAAGGGGCTCTTAAAAACCAGATG GGCCAGGTGGAAATCGAGGACCAGGTGGAGGGCTTGCAGTTCGTGGCCGAGAAGTATGGCTTCATTGACCTGAGCCGTGTGGCCATCCACGGCTGGTCCTACGGAGGCTTCCTCTCGCTCATGGGGCTGATCCACAAGCCCCAGGTGTTCAAG GTGGCCATCGCAGGCGCCCCGGTCACAGTATGGATGGCCTACGACACGGGCTACACAGAACGCTACATGGATGTCCCAGAGAACAACCAGCTTGGCTATGAGGCGGGTTCCGTGGCCCTGCACGTGGAGAAGCTGCCCAATGA GCCCAACCGCCTGCTCATCCTGCACGGCTTCCTGGATGAGAACGTGCactttttccatacaaatttccTTGTCTCCCAGCTGATCCGCGCAGGAAAGCCTTACCAGCTCCAG ATCTACCCCAACGAGAGACACAGCATCCGCTGCCCCGAGTCCGGTGAGCACTATGAAGTCACACTGCTGCACTTTCTTCAGGAACACCTCTGA
- the DPP9 gene encoding dipeptidyl peptidase 9 isoform X4: protein MRKVKKLRVDTVNAGHWRSFSLNSQGAERMATGALTSERGDSVETEDPASRFQVQKHSWEGLRSIIHGSRKNSGLVVNKAPHDFQFVQKTDESGPHSHRLYYLGMPYGSRENSLLYSEIPRKVRKEALLLLSWKQMLDHFQATPHHGVYSREEELLRERKRLGVFGITSYDFHSESGLFLFQASNSLFHCRDGGKNGFMVSPMKPLEIKTQCSGPRMDPKICPADPAFFSFINNSDLWVANIETGEERRLTFCHKGLSSVLDDPRSAGVATFVIQEEFDRFTGYWWCPTASWEGSEGCKTLRILYEEVDESEVEIIHVPSPALEERKTDSYRYPRTGSKNPKIALKLAEFQTDSQGKIVSTQEKELVQPFSLLFPKVEYLARAGWTQDGKYAWAMFLDRPQQRLQLVLLPPALFIPTTDNEEQRVAFARAVPRDVQPYVVYEEVTDVWINVHDIFYPFPQAEGADELCFIRANECKTGFCHLYKVTAVLRPRGYDWTQPFSPGEDEFKCPIKEEIALTSGEWEVLARHGSKIWVNEETKLVYFQGTKDTPLEHHLYVVSYEVAGEIVRLTTPGFSHSCSMSQNFDMFVSHYSSVGTPPCVHVYKLSGRDDDPLHKQPRFWASMMEAASCPPDYVPPEIFHFHTRSDVRLYGMIYKPHSVQPGRKHPTVLFVYGGPQVQLVNNSFKGIKYLRLNTLASLGYAVVVIDGRGSCQRGLRFEGALKNQMGQVEIEDQVEGLQFVAEKYGFIDLSRVAIHGWSYGGFLSLMGLIHKPQVFKPHGAEPPSSLPATADPRMASGCTKPRQQLSVGG from the exons ATGCGGAAGGTTAAGAAGCTGCGGGTGGACACCGTGAACGCAGGACATTGGAGAAG CTTCTCGCTGAATTCCCAGGGGGCGGAGAGGATGGCCACCGGGGCGCTGACGTCTGAGCGGGGTGACTCGGTGGAGACGGAGGACCCGGCGTCCCGCTTCCAGGTGCAGAAGCACTCGTGGGAGGGGCTCCGCAGCATCATCCACGGTAGCCGCAAGAACTCGGGCCTCGTGGTCAACAAGGCGCCACACGACTTCCAGTTCGTGCAGAAGACTGACGAGTCAGGCCCCCACTCCCACCGCCTCTACTACCTGG GGATGCCTTATGGCAGCCGAGAGAACTCCCTCCTCTACTCCGAGATCCCCAGGAAGGTCCGCAAGGAGGCGCTGCTGCTCCTGTCGTGGAAACAGATGCTGGATCACTTCCAG GCCACACCACACCACGGGGTCTACTCCCGGGAGGAGGAGCTGCTGCGGGAGCGGAAACGCCTGGGCGTCTTCGGCATCACCTCCTACGACTTCCACAGCGAGAGCGGCCTCTTCCTTTTCCAGGCCAGCAACAGTCTCTTCCACTGCCGGGATGGTGGCAAGAATGGCTTCATG GTGTCCCCCATGAAGCCCCTGGAAATCAAGACCCAGTGTTCGGGGCCACGAATGGACCCTAAGATCTGTCCCGCCGaccctgccttcttctcctttatCAACAACAGTGACTTGTGGGTGGCCAACATTGAGACGGGCGAGGAGCGGAGGCTGAccttctgccacaagg GCTTGTCTAGTGTCCTTGATGACCCCAGGTCTGCGGGTGTGGCCACCTTTGTCATCCAGGAGGAATTTGACCGCTTCACTGGCTACTGGTGGTGCCCCACAGCCTCTTGGGAGG GGTCAGAAGGCTGCAAGACGCTGCGGATCCTGTACGAGGAAGTGGACGAGTCCGAGGTGGAGATCATCCACGTGCCCTCCCCTGCGCTGGAGGAAAGGAAGACGGACTCCTACCGGTACCCCCGGACAG GCAGCAAGAACCCCAAGATCGCCTTGAAACTGGCTGAGTTCCAGACCGACAGTCAGGGCAAG ATCGTGTCCACGCAGGAGAAGGAGCTGGTGCAGCCATTCAGCTTGCTCTTCCCGAAGGTCGAGTACCTTGCCAGGGCCGGCTGGACCCAGGATGGCAAGTA TGCCTGGGCCATGTTCCTGGACCGGCCCCAGCAGCGCCTCCAGCtggtcctcctgcccccagccctgttCATCCCTACCACCGACAACGAGGAGCAGCGGGTGGCCTTCGCCAGGGCTGTGCCCAGGGATGTCCAGCCATACGTGGTGTATGAGGAGGTCACCGATGTGTGGATCAAT GTTCACGACATCTTCTACCCCTTCCCCCAAGCAGAGGGAGCAGACGAGCTCTGCTTCATCCGCGCCAATGAGTGCAAGACTGGCTTCTGCCACCTGTACAAAGTCACTGCTGTCCTGCGGCCCCGCGGCTACGACTGGACCCAGCCCTTCAGCCCTGGGGAAG ATGAATTTAAATGCCCCATCAAGGAGGAGATCGCACTGACCAGCGGCGAGTGGGAGGTTTTGGCGAGGCACGGCTCCAAG ATCTGGGTCAACGAGGAGACGAAGCTGGTGTACTTCCAAGGCACGAAGGACACACCCCTGGAGCACCACCTTTATGTGGTCAGCTACGAGGTAGCCGGCGAGATCGTGCGCCTCACCACGCCTGGCTTCTCCCACAGCTGCTCCATGAGCCAG AACTTCGACATGTTCGTCAGCCACTATAGCAGCGTGGGTACACCACCCTGCGTGCACGTCTACAAGCTCAGCGGCCGCGACGACGACCCTCTGCACAAGCAGCCCCGGTTCTGGGCCAGCATGATGGAGGCAGCCA GCTGCCCCCCGGATTACGTGCCTCCAGAAATCTTCCATTTCCACACGCGGTCAGATGTGCGGCTCTACGGAATGATCTACAAGCCCCACTCCGTGCAGCCAGGGAGGAAGCACCCCACTGTCCTCTTTGTGTATGGAGGCCCACAG GTGCAGCTGGTCAACAACTCCTTCAAAGGAATCAAGTACTTGAGGCTCAACACCCTGGCGTCCCTGGGCTACGCTGTGGTCGTGATTGACGGCAGGGGCTCCTGTCAGCGAGGGCTTCGATTTGAAGGGGCTCTTAAAAACCAGATG GGCCAGGTGGAAATCGAGGACCAGGTGGAGGGCTTGCAGTTCGTGGCCGAGAAGTATGGCTTCATTGACCTGAGCCGTGTGGCCATCCACGGCTGGTCCTACGGAGGCTTCCTCTCGCTCATGGGGCTGATCCACAAGCCCCAGGTGTTCAAG CCCCACGGGGCCGAGCCCCCCTCCTCATTGCCCGCCACTGCTGACCCCAGGATGGCGTCCGGCTGCACAAAACCCCGCCAGCAGCTCTCTGTGGGAGGCTGA
- the DPP9 gene encoding dipeptidyl peptidase 9 isoform X3, producing MRKVKKLRVDTVNAGHWRSFSLNSQGAERMATGALTSERGDSVETEDPASRFQVQKHSWEGLRSIIHGSRKNSGLVVNKAPHDFQFVQKTDESGPHSHRLYYLGMPYGSRENSLLYSEIPRKVRKEALLLLSWKQMLDHFQATPHHGVYSREEELLRERKRLGVFGITSYDFHSESGLFLFQASNSLFHCRDGGKNGFMVSPMKPLEIKTQCSGPRMDPKICPADPAFFSFINNSDLWVANIETGEERRLTFCHKGLSSVLDDPRSAGVATFVIQEEFDRFTGYWWCPTASWEGSEGCKTLRILYEEVDESEVEIIHVPSPALEERKTDSYRYPRTGSKNPKIALKLAEFQTDSQGKIVSTQEKELVQPFSLLFPKVEYLARAGWTQDGKYAWAMFLDRPQQRLQLVLLPPALFIPTTDNEEQRVAFARAVPRDVQPYVVYEEVTDVWINVHDIFYPFPQAEGADELCFIRANECKTGFCHLYKVTAVLRPRGYDWTQPFSPGEDEFKCPIKEEIALTSGEWEVLARHGSKIWVNEETKLVYFQGTKDTPLEHHLYVVSYEVAGEIVRLTTPGFSHSCSMSQNFDMFVSHYSSVGTPPCVHVYKLSGRDDDPLHKQPRFWASMMEAASCPPDYVPPEIFHFHTRSDVRLYGMIYKPHSVQPGRKHPTVLFVYGGPQVQLVNNSFKGIKYLRLNTLASLGYAVVVIDGRGSCQRGLRFEGALKNQMGQVEIEDQVEGLQFVAEKYGFIDLSRVAIHGWSYGGFLSLMGLIHKPQVFKQPHGAEPPSSLPATADPRMASGCTKPRQQLSVGG from the exons ATGCGGAAGGTTAAGAAGCTGCGGGTGGACACCGTGAACGCAGGACATTGGAGAAG CTTCTCGCTGAATTCCCAGGGGGCGGAGAGGATGGCCACCGGGGCGCTGACGTCTGAGCGGGGTGACTCGGTGGAGACGGAGGACCCGGCGTCCCGCTTCCAGGTGCAGAAGCACTCGTGGGAGGGGCTCCGCAGCATCATCCACGGTAGCCGCAAGAACTCGGGCCTCGTGGTCAACAAGGCGCCACACGACTTCCAGTTCGTGCAGAAGACTGACGAGTCAGGCCCCCACTCCCACCGCCTCTACTACCTGG GGATGCCTTATGGCAGCCGAGAGAACTCCCTCCTCTACTCCGAGATCCCCAGGAAGGTCCGCAAGGAGGCGCTGCTGCTCCTGTCGTGGAAACAGATGCTGGATCACTTCCAG GCCACACCACACCACGGGGTCTACTCCCGGGAGGAGGAGCTGCTGCGGGAGCGGAAACGCCTGGGCGTCTTCGGCATCACCTCCTACGACTTCCACAGCGAGAGCGGCCTCTTCCTTTTCCAGGCCAGCAACAGTCTCTTCCACTGCCGGGATGGTGGCAAGAATGGCTTCATG GTGTCCCCCATGAAGCCCCTGGAAATCAAGACCCAGTGTTCGGGGCCACGAATGGACCCTAAGATCTGTCCCGCCGaccctgccttcttctcctttatCAACAACAGTGACTTGTGGGTGGCCAACATTGAGACGGGCGAGGAGCGGAGGCTGAccttctgccacaagg GCTTGTCTAGTGTCCTTGATGACCCCAGGTCTGCGGGTGTGGCCACCTTTGTCATCCAGGAGGAATTTGACCGCTTCACTGGCTACTGGTGGTGCCCCACAGCCTCTTGGGAGG GGTCAGAAGGCTGCAAGACGCTGCGGATCCTGTACGAGGAAGTGGACGAGTCCGAGGTGGAGATCATCCACGTGCCCTCCCCTGCGCTGGAGGAAAGGAAGACGGACTCCTACCGGTACCCCCGGACAG GCAGCAAGAACCCCAAGATCGCCTTGAAACTGGCTGAGTTCCAGACCGACAGTCAGGGCAAG ATCGTGTCCACGCAGGAGAAGGAGCTGGTGCAGCCATTCAGCTTGCTCTTCCCGAAGGTCGAGTACCTTGCCAGGGCCGGCTGGACCCAGGATGGCAAGTA TGCCTGGGCCATGTTCCTGGACCGGCCCCAGCAGCGCCTCCAGCtggtcctcctgcccccagccctgttCATCCCTACCACCGACAACGAGGAGCAGCGGGTGGCCTTCGCCAGGGCTGTGCCCAGGGATGTCCAGCCATACGTGGTGTATGAGGAGGTCACCGATGTGTGGATCAAT GTTCACGACATCTTCTACCCCTTCCCCCAAGCAGAGGGAGCAGACGAGCTCTGCTTCATCCGCGCCAATGAGTGCAAGACTGGCTTCTGCCACCTGTACAAAGTCACTGCTGTCCTGCGGCCCCGCGGCTACGACTGGACCCAGCCCTTCAGCCCTGGGGAAG ATGAATTTAAATGCCCCATCAAGGAGGAGATCGCACTGACCAGCGGCGAGTGGGAGGTTTTGGCGAGGCACGGCTCCAAG ATCTGGGTCAACGAGGAGACGAAGCTGGTGTACTTCCAAGGCACGAAGGACACACCCCTGGAGCACCACCTTTATGTGGTCAGCTACGAGGTAGCCGGCGAGATCGTGCGCCTCACCACGCCTGGCTTCTCCCACAGCTGCTCCATGAGCCAG AACTTCGACATGTTCGTCAGCCACTATAGCAGCGTGGGTACACCACCCTGCGTGCACGTCTACAAGCTCAGCGGCCGCGACGACGACCCTCTGCACAAGCAGCCCCGGTTCTGGGCCAGCATGATGGAGGCAGCCA GCTGCCCCCCGGATTACGTGCCTCCAGAAATCTTCCATTTCCACACGCGGTCAGATGTGCGGCTCTACGGAATGATCTACAAGCCCCACTCCGTGCAGCCAGGGAGGAAGCACCCCACTGTCCTCTTTGTGTATGGAGGCCCACAG GTGCAGCTGGTCAACAACTCCTTCAAAGGAATCAAGTACTTGAGGCTCAACACCCTGGCGTCCCTGGGCTACGCTGTGGTCGTGATTGACGGCAGGGGCTCCTGTCAGCGAGGGCTTCGATTTGAAGGGGCTCTTAAAAACCAGATG GGCCAGGTGGAAATCGAGGACCAGGTGGAGGGCTTGCAGTTCGTGGCCGAGAAGTATGGCTTCATTGACCTGAGCCGTGTGGCCATCCACGGCTGGTCCTACGGAGGCTTCCTCTCGCTCATGGGGCTGATCCACAAGCCCCAGGTGTTCAAG CAGCCCCACGGGGCCGAGCCCCCCTCCTCATTGCCCGCCACTGCTGACCCCAGGATGGCGTCCGGCTGCACAAAACCCCGCCAGCAGCTCTCTGTGGGAGGCTGA
- the DPP9 gene encoding dipeptidyl peptidase 9 isoform X2, giving the protein MATGALTSERGDSVETEDPASRFQVQKHSWEGLRSIIHGSRKNSGLVVNKAPHDFQFVQKTDESGPHSHRLYYLGMPYGSRENSLLYSEIPRKVRKEALLLLSWKQMLDHFQATPHHGVYSREEELLRERKRLGVFGITSYDFHSESGLFLFQASNSLFHCRDGGKNGFMVSPMKPLEIKTQCSGPRMDPKICPADPAFFSFINNSDLWVANIETGEERRLTFCHKGLSSVLDDPRSAGVATFVIQEEFDRFTGYWWCPTASWEGSEGCKTLRILYEEVDESEVEIIHVPSPALEERKTDSYRYPRTGSKNPKIALKLAEFQTDSQGKIVSTQEKELVQPFSLLFPKVEYLARAGWTQDGKYAWAMFLDRPQQRLQLVLLPPALFIPTTDNEEQRVAFARAVPRDVQPYVVYEEVTDVWINVHDIFYPFPQAEGADELCFIRANECKTGFCHLYKVTAVLRPRGYDWTQPFSPGEDEFKCPIKEEIALTSGEWEVLARHGSKIWVNEETKLVYFQGTKDTPLEHHLYVVSYEVAGEIVRLTTPGFSHSCSMSQNFDMFVSHYSSVGTPPCVHVYKLSGRDDDPLHKQPRFWASMMEAASCPPDYVPPEIFHFHTRSDVRLYGMIYKPHSVQPGRKHPTVLFVYGGPQVQLVNNSFKGIKYLRLNTLASLGYAVVVIDGRGSCQRGLRFEGALKNQMGQVEIEDQVEGLQFVAEKYGFIDLSRVAIHGWSYGGFLSLMGLIHKPQVFKVAIAGAPVTVWMAYDTGYTERYMDVPENNQLGYEAGSVALHVEKLPNEPNRLLILHGFLDENVHFFHTNFLVSQLIRAGKPYQLQIYPNERHSIRCPESGEHYEVTLLHFLQEHL; this is encoded by the exons ATGGCCACCGGGGCGCTGACGTCTGAGCGGGGTGACTCGGTGGAGACGGAGGACCCGGCGTCCCGCTTCCAGGTGCAGAAGCACTCGTGGGAGGGGCTCCGCAGCATCATCCACGGTAGCCGCAAGAACTCGGGCCTCGTGGTCAACAAGGCGCCACACGACTTCCAGTTCGTGCAGAAGACTGACGAGTCAGGCCCCCACTCCCACCGCCTCTACTACCTGG GGATGCCTTATGGCAGCCGAGAGAACTCCCTCCTCTACTCCGAGATCCCCAGGAAGGTCCGCAAGGAGGCGCTGCTGCTCCTGTCGTGGAAACAGATGCTGGATCACTTCCAG GCCACACCACACCACGGGGTCTACTCCCGGGAGGAGGAGCTGCTGCGGGAGCGGAAACGCCTGGGCGTCTTCGGCATCACCTCCTACGACTTCCACAGCGAGAGCGGCCTCTTCCTTTTCCAGGCCAGCAACAGTCTCTTCCACTGCCGGGATGGTGGCAAGAATGGCTTCATG GTGTCCCCCATGAAGCCCCTGGAAATCAAGACCCAGTGTTCGGGGCCACGAATGGACCCTAAGATCTGTCCCGCCGaccctgccttcttctcctttatCAACAACAGTGACTTGTGGGTGGCCAACATTGAGACGGGCGAGGAGCGGAGGCTGAccttctgccacaagg GCTTGTCTAGTGTCCTTGATGACCCCAGGTCTGCGGGTGTGGCCACCTTTGTCATCCAGGAGGAATTTGACCGCTTCACTGGCTACTGGTGGTGCCCCACAGCCTCTTGGGAGG GGTCAGAAGGCTGCAAGACGCTGCGGATCCTGTACGAGGAAGTGGACGAGTCCGAGGTGGAGATCATCCACGTGCCCTCCCCTGCGCTGGAGGAAAGGAAGACGGACTCCTACCGGTACCCCCGGACAG GCAGCAAGAACCCCAAGATCGCCTTGAAACTGGCTGAGTTCCAGACCGACAGTCAGGGCAAG ATCGTGTCCACGCAGGAGAAGGAGCTGGTGCAGCCATTCAGCTTGCTCTTCCCGAAGGTCGAGTACCTTGCCAGGGCCGGCTGGACCCAGGATGGCAAGTA TGCCTGGGCCATGTTCCTGGACCGGCCCCAGCAGCGCCTCCAGCtggtcctcctgcccccagccctgttCATCCCTACCACCGACAACGAGGAGCAGCGGGTGGCCTTCGCCAGGGCTGTGCCCAGGGATGTCCAGCCATACGTGGTGTATGAGGAGGTCACCGATGTGTGGATCAAT GTTCACGACATCTTCTACCCCTTCCCCCAAGCAGAGGGAGCAGACGAGCTCTGCTTCATCCGCGCCAATGAGTGCAAGACTGGCTTCTGCCACCTGTACAAAGTCACTGCTGTCCTGCGGCCCCGCGGCTACGACTGGACCCAGCCCTTCAGCCCTGGGGAAG ATGAATTTAAATGCCCCATCAAGGAGGAGATCGCACTGACCAGCGGCGAGTGGGAGGTTTTGGCGAGGCACGGCTCCAAG ATCTGGGTCAACGAGGAGACGAAGCTGGTGTACTTCCAAGGCACGAAGGACACACCCCTGGAGCACCACCTTTATGTGGTCAGCTACGAGGTAGCCGGCGAGATCGTGCGCCTCACCACGCCTGGCTTCTCCCACAGCTGCTCCATGAGCCAG AACTTCGACATGTTCGTCAGCCACTATAGCAGCGTGGGTACACCACCCTGCGTGCACGTCTACAAGCTCAGCGGCCGCGACGACGACCCTCTGCACAAGCAGCCCCGGTTCTGGGCCAGCATGATGGAGGCAGCCA GCTGCCCCCCGGATTACGTGCCTCCAGAAATCTTCCATTTCCACACGCGGTCAGATGTGCGGCTCTACGGAATGATCTACAAGCCCCACTCCGTGCAGCCAGGGAGGAAGCACCCCACTGTCCTCTTTGTGTATGGAGGCCCACAG GTGCAGCTGGTCAACAACTCCTTCAAAGGAATCAAGTACTTGAGGCTCAACACCCTGGCGTCCCTGGGCTACGCTGTGGTCGTGATTGACGGCAGGGGCTCCTGTCAGCGAGGGCTTCGATTTGAAGGGGCTCTTAAAAACCAGATG GGCCAGGTGGAAATCGAGGACCAGGTGGAGGGCTTGCAGTTCGTGGCCGAGAAGTATGGCTTCATTGACCTGAGCCGTGTGGCCATCCACGGCTGGTCCTACGGAGGCTTCCTCTCGCTCATGGGGCTGATCCACAAGCCCCAGGTGTTCAAG GTGGCCATCGCAGGCGCCCCGGTCACAGTATGGATGGCCTACGACACGGGCTACACAGAACGCTACATGGATGTCCCAGAGAACAACCAGCTTGGCTATGAGGCGGGTTCCGTGGCCCTGCACGTGGAGAAGCTGCCCAATGA GCCCAACCGCCTGCTCATCCTGCACGGCTTCCTGGATGAGAACGTGCactttttccatacaaatttccTTGTCTCCCAGCTGATCCGCGCAGGAAAGCCTTACCAGCTCCAG ATCTACCCCAACGAGAGACACAGCATCCGCTGCCCCGAGTCCGGTGAGCACTATGAAGTCACACTGCTGCACTTTCTTCAGGAACACCTCTGA